CCGGCATCGACGATAAATCGTTCAATGCCGCTGCATGGCGCGGTATTCTCGCCTATTACGGCGATACCTGGGAAAAACAGACCAACCGCGGAAAACTGTACGACGTTGTTACCTGTCAGACCCAGGATATGTATATTCCGACGCTCAAACAGGCTTCCGACGAAGGATACGATCTGATCGTAACGACCGGGTTTACCTTTGCGGACGCGTTAACCGAAGTTTCGCAGCTGTATCCCGATCAGCGCTACATGATCGTAGACGTCGATTGGATCGGACAGCCGAACGTTATGGAAGCCATCTTTACCAAAGATCAGGGTTCCTACCTTGTCGGCGTCGCGGCGGCGTTGCAGGCTAAAGCCGAAAAAGTGGCCGATCCTAAATTCGGTTTTATCGGCGGTGTTCCCGGCGCAACCATTACCAAATTTGAAGTCGGATACATTCAGGGTATAAAATCCGTATTCCCCAACGCTCCCATCGTAGACTTCTATGCGAACGACTGGGGCAAACCCGAATTGGCGAAAGCTCAGGCAAAAAACTGGTATGATTCCGGCGTATATGCCATTTTCTCCGCCGCGGGCGGAACCGGTAACGGAACTATCGCACAGGCAAAAGAATACCGCATTCAGGGTAAGAACGTCTGGGCAATCGGCGTAGACTCCGACCAGTACGAAGACGGTCTGTATTCGGGAACTCAGTCTGCCGTTTTGACTTCCATGGTAAAACGCGTCGAATCCGCCACAAAATATGCGCTTGAATGCATTGCTGCCAATACGTTCAAGGGCGGCGTCGTTTCTCTCGACATGGCCGGCGACGGTGTCGGTTTCTCTACCGCAAACCCTGCACTGTCTGCGGATGTAGTCAAACAGGTCGAAGCGGCCAAAGCTGACATCATCAACGGAAAAATCAAGGTTATCGGTACGTATAAAGAAGCTCTGGCAGCGGGAAAAGTTCCCGCCGGTCTGGGTGCGAAAGATAACTGATCGCATACGGTAAGCCGATAAAATGCAGGACTGCCGCGGATTCGTCGTGTTTCCGCAGCAGCCTGCGTTTTTTTGTGCCGTTATGAAAAACTGGTGCGTTTGATAAAGGGGGACGTACAGCATGGAAGAAAACGCGATTGAAATGATAGGCATTACGAAAACTTTTCCCGGTGTCATTGCGAACGATAACGTAACGCTGTCCGTACGGGAAAACGAAGTACTGGCATTGCTGGGAGAAAACGGAGCCGGAAAATCGACGCTGATGTCGATTTTATTCGGTTCGTACGATCCTGATGCCGGTGTTATCAAAATTCGGGGAAATGAAGTCAAGATCAAGGATCCC
This sequence is a window from Treponema brennaborense DSM 12168. Protein-coding genes within it:
- a CDS encoding BMP family lipoprotein — encoded protein: MKKFVLILAVLILAAGIVFAGGKKDAASADGRPTVRLITDATGIDDKSFNAAAWRGILAYYGDTWEKQTNRGKLYDVVTCQTQDMYIPTLKQASDEGYDLIVTTGFTFADALTEVSQLYPDQRYMIVDVDWIGQPNVMEAIFTKDQGSYLVGVAAALQAKAEKVADPKFGFIGGVPGATITKFEVGYIQGIKSVFPNAPIVDFYANDWGKPELAKAQAKNWYDSGVYAIFSAAGGTGNGTIAQAKEYRIQGKNVWAIGVDSDQYEDGLYSGTQSAVLTSMVKRVESATKYALECIAANTFKGGVVSLDMAGDGVGFSTANPALSADVVKQVEAAKADIINGKIKVIGTYKEALAAGKVPAGLGAKDN